One Candidatus Ornithobacterium hominis genomic region harbors:
- a CDS encoding T9SS type A sorting domain-containing protein, translated as MKHFLFILFFSVFSLAQNSSENHSHRSEIIKENKIKGLVKIYPNPASTIIVVETTKDVKMNNITIYSLLGNKVYDEKLTKEKKITLNLSKIKNGKYFIKILLENNELLVKSFIKN; from the coding sequence ATGAAGCATTTTTTATTTATTCTATTTTTTAGTGTATTTTCTTTGGCTCAAAACAGCTCAGAAAATCATAGTCATAGAAGTGAAATCATAAAAGAAAATAAAATAAAAGGTCTCGTTAAAATCTATCCAAATCCTGCTTCTACCATAATCGTGGTAGAAACAACTAAAGATGTGAAAATGAATAACATCACTATTTATTCCTTATTGGGGAATAAAGTTTATGACGAAAAACTCACAAAAGAAAAAAAAATAACTTTAAATCTATCTAAAATAAAAAATGGTAAATATTTCATTAAAATACTTTTAGAGAATAATGAATTACTCGTAAAGTCTTTTATTAAAAACTAA
- a CDS encoding diphosphomevalonate/mevalonate 3,5-bisphosphate decarboxylase family protein, translating into MRNNFITSISDYNLQPTGSVKAKGFSNIALIKYWGKYSKQIPANPSLSFTLSEAFTQTELKFKEKRGKKTNIQVFLDGTNQPDFAPKIEKFFQSIIDYIPFIHYYDFEVHTHNSFPHSSGIASSASGMSALASCLIQMEEEFGYKNEKAIEKASFLARLGSGSASRSLYPGAVVWGKTAEIEGSNNEFSISINHRINPIFQDFQDCILLIHKGKKRVSSTLGHQLMNEHLFAEQRFKQADQNLKILLKALEQADIDTFIRIVEKEALSLHAMMMTSDPYFILMEPQTVKAIQEIWRFREETGEKICFTLDAGANVHVLYPKQSEKNILTFINERLKSLCENQEMLMDYVNQKI; encoded by the coding sequence ATGAGAAATAACTTTATAACTTCAATTTCAGATTATAATTTGCAACCAACGGGAAGCGTAAAAGCGAAAGGCTTTAGCAATATTGCACTCATCAAATATTGGGGGAAATACAGCAAACAAATTCCAGCAAATCCCTCACTAAGTTTTACCCTAAGCGAGGCATTCACTCAAACAGAATTGAAATTTAAAGAAAAAAGAGGAAAAAAAACCAATATTCAGGTATTTCTTGATGGCACAAATCAACCTGATTTTGCTCCAAAAATTGAAAAATTTTTTCAGTCAATTATTGATTACATTCCATTCATTCACTATTACGATTTTGAAGTCCATACGCACAACAGCTTTCCTCACAGTAGCGGCATAGCGTCTTCGGCTTCTGGGATGAGTGCTTTGGCGAGTTGTCTTATCCAAATGGAAGAAGAATTTGGCTACAAAAATGAGAAGGCTATAGAAAAAGCTTCATTTTTAGCACGTTTGGGGTCAGGAAGTGCATCGCGCTCCTTATATCCAGGCGCTGTGGTTTGGGGGAAAACAGCAGAAATAGAAGGCAGTAACAATGAATTTAGCATCTCGATTAATCACAGAATAAACCCGATTTTTCAAGACTTTCAGGATTGTATTTTATTGATTCACAAAGGGAAAAAGAGAGTTTCAAGCACATTGGGACATCAATTGATGAATGAACATCTATTTGCAGAGCAGCGATTTAAGCAAGCAGATCAAAATTTGAAAATTTTACTTAAAGCTTTAGAACAGGCTGATATAGATACATTTATAAGAATTGTAGAAAAGGAAGCTCTAAGTCTTCATGCGATGATGATGACTTCAGACCCTTATTTTATCTTGATGGAACCCCAGACGGTAAAAGCAATCCAAGAAATTTGGCGTTTCAGAGAAGAAACAGGAGAAAAAATTTGTTTTACCTTAGATGCTGGCGCTAATGTGCATGTGCTCTACCCAAAGCAAAGTGAAAAAAATATTCTCACATTCATCAATGAAAGATTGAAGTCGCTGTGTGAGAATCAAGAAATGCTGATGGATTACGTTAATCAAAAAATCTGA
- a CDS encoding PD-(D/E)XK nuclease family protein, protein MKSFISNCTKEILKNHSSLEKISIVVPGNRSKQFFRSAILSQNYTGVMPQFFSIEELLSAMADLVKIKGVPLWFEAYSVYKNIAEEAESFEDFIKWIPTLLKDFDDIENESVDAKTLFQALASDERMKIWSQEIEIGQNQIMQNYLGFWSMAEKFFKALKIYLENKGLGFRGMIARQAVENAEKYIENNGDFYYFCGFNALTKTEKLLIQKLIETERAACLWDADEYYLNDPIQEAGFFLRQHQKSLASFQFVSHHFSEPKDFQVIQAPDQVSQAKIAGEILSKLKPEQVAKTALILADEQLLPAVLNSLPPNIEKVNVTMGIALQNLPMSNFFRSVIELHMNRDKFGGAFYYQNLFSVLKQNLFSEFYQDEFLKINLEVQQKNKAFFQPSELNFTKLAGIFKGLKNPKELVRELQKFILEIKGFKNFTTFEKECLYHFESIFIQLETLMHRNFELENFTTFYWLYKQILAAESLSFIGEPQQGLQILGMLETRLLDFEQVIMTSVNEGTLPLGRQENTFIPFEFRKRSQLNTFLENDAIYAYHFYHVIQRCQRADFIYNSNTESLGKGEKSRFLRQLELESPHQIQQVMLAPEKIKPTEIFQGFKKTQLILNEIESWKKRISPSSLAAYVKNPIDFYQRYLLKIRDSDELEEHAGFITLGNIVHECLEELYRPYLNEILTPQLYQKIKKYLPEVLHQKMIDHLLFDNALRGKNIIIKSVIEEMLKNAIHKDEKSMQGQELILKGLEEKCSATYLFQDLQVTFHGVIDRIDSYNGVHRLIDYKTGGFSASNVKIKSGKIEDLQINADYAKAVQLIIYAYMFLSKNKTEKVMSGIFPLKHLSQDLTFLQYEQEYLFGIEEIEPLMAQVASIILEIQDPSIDFEEKI, encoded by the coding sequence ATGAAATCTTTTATTTCTAACTGTACCAAAGAGATTTTAAAAAATCATTCAAGCCTTGAAAAAATTTCTATCGTAGTACCAGGAAATCGTTCCAAACAATTTTTTCGGTCTGCAATTTTGAGCCAAAATTACACCGGTGTGATGCCACAATTCTTTAGTATAGAAGAATTGCTTTCTGCTATGGCTGATTTAGTGAAAATCAAGGGTGTACCGTTGTGGTTTGAGGCATATTCCGTTTACAAAAACATTGCTGAAGAAGCGGAAAGTTTTGAGGATTTCATCAAGTGGATTCCCACTTTGCTCAAAGATTTTGATGACATAGAAAATGAAAGTGTAGATGCAAAAACGCTTTTCCAGGCGTTGGCTTCTGATGAAAGAATGAAAATCTGGAGTCAGGAGATAGAAATCGGGCAAAATCAAATCATGCAAAATTATTTAGGATTTTGGTCGATGGCAGAAAAATTTTTTAAGGCTTTAAAAATTTATCTAGAAAATAAAGGTTTAGGTTTCAGGGGAATGATTGCTCGGCAAGCGGTAGAGAATGCAGAGAAGTATATAGAAAACAATGGGGATTTCTACTACTTCTGCGGATTTAATGCACTCACCAAGACTGAAAAGTTACTGATACAGAAATTGATAGAAACAGAAAGAGCAGCTTGCTTGTGGGATGCCGATGAATATTATCTCAACGACCCTATTCAGGAAGCTGGTTTTTTCTTGCGCCAACATCAGAAGAGTTTAGCATCGTTTCAGTTTGTGAGTCATCATTTTTCAGAACCAAAAGATTTTCAAGTCATTCAAGCGCCAGACCAAGTAAGCCAAGCCAAAATTGCTGGAGAAATTTTAAGCAAATTGAAGCCAGAACAGGTCGCCAAAACAGCTTTGATTTTGGCAGATGAGCAGTTGCTACCAGCAGTTTTGAACTCTCTGCCGCCCAACATTGAGAAAGTGAATGTGACGATGGGTATAGCACTTCAAAATTTACCCATGTCCAATTTTTTTCGCTCGGTCATTGAGTTACACATGAATAGAGATAAATTTGGAGGAGCATTTTATTATCAAAACCTTTTTAGCGTTTTAAAACAAAATCTTTTTTCTGAATTTTATCAAGATGAATTTTTGAAAATAAACCTTGAGGTTCAGCAGAAAAATAAAGCTTTTTTCCAGCCGAGTGAATTAAACTTCACCAAATTGGCCGGGATTTTTAAAGGCTTAAAAAATCCGAAAGAATTAGTGCGAGAATTACAAAAATTCATACTAGAAATTAAGGGTTTTAAAAACTTCACAACCTTCGAAAAAGAATGTCTTTATCATTTTGAATCAATTTTCATTCAGCTGGAAACGCTAATGCACAGAAATTTTGAGCTAGAGAATTTCACTACTTTTTATTGGCTTTATAAACAGATTTTAGCTGCAGAAAGTTTAAGCTTCATTGGCGAGCCACAGCAGGGATTACAGATTTTGGGAATGCTAGAGACGCGTTTGTTGGATTTTGAGCAGGTGATTATGACTTCCGTGAATGAGGGAACGCTGCCACTGGGGAGGCAAGAAAACACCTTTATCCCGTTTGAGTTTAGAAAAAGAAGTCAACTCAATACATTTCTAGAAAATGATGCGATTTATGCCTATCATTTTTACCATGTCATCCAGCGATGCCAGAGGGCAGATTTTATTTACAATTCAAACACAGAAAGTTTAGGTAAGGGTGAAAAAAGTCGATTTCTGAGGCAACTGGAGCTGGAGAGTCCACACCAAATTCAGCAAGTGATGCTTGCTCCAGAGAAAATTAAGCCTACTGAAATTTTTCAAGGCTTTAAAAAAACTCAATTGATTTTAAATGAAATAGAATCTTGGAAAAAAAGAATTTCGCCCTCTTCGCTAGCCGCTTATGTTAAAAATCCTATTGATTTTTATCAGCGTTATTTGTTGAAAATAAGAGATTCAGATGAATTAGAAGAGCACGCAGGTTTTATTACTTTAGGTAATATCGTTCATGAATGTTTAGAAGAGCTTTACAGACCATATTTGAACGAAATTTTGACACCACAGCTCTACCAAAAAATTAAAAAATATTTGCCTGAGGTTCTTCATCAGAAAATGATTGACCATTTGTTATTTGATAATGCTTTGCGAGGTAAGAATATCATCATCAAATCAGTCATAGAAGAAATGCTGAAAAATGCGATACACAAAGATGAGAAATCGATGCAAGGGCAAGAATTAATTTTAAAAGGCTTAGAAGAAAAATGTAGCGCGACTTATCTGTTTCAAGATTTACAAGTCACTTTTCATGGCGTGATAGACCGCATAGATAGTTACAATGGAGTCCACCGTCTCATTGATTACAAGACTGGAGGGTTCAGTGCTTCAAACGTGAAAATCAAATCAGGTAAAATAGAGGATTTGCAAATCAATGCAGATTATGCCAAAGCCGTGCAACTCATTATTTACGCTTATATGTTTTTAAGCAAGAATAAAACAGAAAAAGTAATGAGTGGTATTTTCCCACTCAAACACCTTAGCCAAGATTTGACATTTCTGCAATATGAGCAAGAGTATTTATTTGGTATAGAAGAAATTGAGCCACTGATGGCACAGGTGGCAAGCATTATTTTAGAAATTCAAGACCCATCAATTGATTTTGAAGAAAAAATTTAA